One segment of Caldanaerobius polysaccharolyticus DSM 13641 DNA contains the following:
- a CDS encoding sugar phosphate isomerase/epimerase family protein produces MKKGINAWCFPQNYSLEECIKKAKIAGYDGIEINMTEFNKSKSVIDDLKLGENYGLTIESSEKEIKEILNISKDVGISIVGISTSLHWVYSLTSEDNAIRQKGIDIVKKMIDTAVLLETDAVLVVPGIVNETVSYKDAYNKSLKALKELRVKAEENKVYIGIENVWNKFLLSPIEMRNFIEEIGSPYVKSYFDVGNVMAFSYPEYWIEILSDYIIRVHVKDFDTSIGNIKGFKNIFQGDVDWIKVMKTLYKVKYDGYITAELSPYSIMPDFLVFDTSRHLDALLNLNSVINK; encoded by the coding sequence ATGAAAAAGGGGATTAATGCCTGGTGTTTTCCACAAAATTATTCATTGGAAGAATGCATTAAAAAGGCAAAAATAGCTGGATATGACGGTATAGAGATTAATATGACGGAATTTAATAAAAGCAAAAGTGTAATTGACGATTTAAAATTAGGTGAAAATTATGGATTAACAATTGAGTCGAGTGAGAAAGAAATAAAAGAAATCTTGAATATATCAAAAGACGTCGGGATATCAATAGTTGGTATCTCGACGTCCTTACACTGGGTGTATTCATTGACAAGTGAAGATAATGCGATACGACAAAAAGGAATTGATATAGTTAAGAAAATGATTGACACTGCGGTATTATTGGAAACAGATGCAGTACTTGTGGTACCGGGTATTGTCAATGAAACTGTTTCATATAAAGATGCATATAATAAGTCTTTGAAGGCCTTAAAAGAATTAAGAGTGAAAGCAGAAGAGAATAAAGTGTATATAGGAATAGAGAATGTCTGGAATAAGTTTTTATTAAGTCCTATAGAGATGAGAAATTTTATAGAGGAGATTGGGAGCCCTTACGTAAAATCTTATTTTGATGTGGGCAACGTAATGGCATTTTCTTATCCAGAATATTGGATAGAGATTCTTTCAGATTACATTATAAGAGTGCATGTTAAAGATTTTGATACTTCAATAGGGAATATTAAAGGGTTCAAGAATATTTTTCAAGGTGATGTGGATTGGATAAAAGTGATGAAAACTCTGTACAAAGTTAAGTATGACGGATATATAACTGCAGAGCTTTCACCGTACAGCATTATGCCTGATTTTTTGGTTTTCGATACATCTAGACATCTTGATGCTTTATTAAACTTGAATTCGGTTATTAACAAATAA
- a CDS encoding Gfo/Idh/MocA family protein produces the protein MRIGILGCEHMHANGYVSALKNIPNVEIAGIAESNELAGKNFAQNYGLKYYKDYKKLLDEDIDAVIICSANVKHAEMTINAAKAKKNVIVEKPIATTISDAEKMIDECNKNGVKLMVSFPVRYEPSVKRAKEIIDSGIIGDIIAINATNHGKMPGGWFVDKNLSGGGAIIDHTVHVADLMHWILRSDIKEVYAKMGTMFYDIPVEDSGIISMEFENGTYATLDASWSRPESFPTWGDVTMEIIGTKGAINLDAFAQHGMLYSNNIKYSQYLDWGDDMNYLMLKDFIDCIKNDRPSPVTGEDGLFALKIALMAYESARENKVVRW, from the coding sequence ATGAGGATAGGTATTTTAGGCTGTGAGCATATGCATGCTAATGGTTATGTATCTGCTTTAAAGAACATTCCTAATGTTGAAATTGCAGGGATTGCTGAAAGCAATGAGCTAGCAGGTAAAAATTTTGCGCAAAATTATGGGCTTAAATATTATAAAGATTATAAAAAACTGTTAGATGAAGACATAGATGCAGTGATCATATGTTCTGCAAATGTAAAACATGCCGAAATGACGATAAATGCTGCTAAAGCTAAGAAAAATGTTATTGTAGAGAAACCAATCGCAACTACCATTAGTGATGCAGAAAAAATGATAGATGAATGTAATAAAAATGGCGTAAAATTGATGGTTTCGTTTCCAGTAAGATATGAACCGTCAGTAAAACGCGCAAAAGAGATTATTGATAGTGGGATAATAGGAGACATTATTGCTATAAATGCCACAAATCATGGTAAGATGCCCGGCGGGTGGTTTGTCGACAAAAATCTATCTGGAGGAGGCGCTATTATAGACCATACCGTACACGTTGCGGACCTGATGCATTGGATTTTACGTTCTGATATAAAAGAAGTTTATGCCAAGATGGGTACCATGTTTTACGATATACCTGTTGAAGATAGTGGAATCATATCAATGGAATTTGAAAATGGCACATACGCGACACTTGATGCTTCATGGTCGAGGCCTGAATCTTTTCCTACATGGGGAGATGTGACTATGGAAATAATAGGTACGAAAGGAGCAATTAATTTAGACGCATTTGCACAACATGGAATGCTATATAGCAATAATATTAAATATAGCCAGTATTTGGACTGGGGAGATGATATGAATTATCTAATGTTGAAGGATTTTATTGATTGCATTAAAAATGATAGACCTTCTCCAGTAACAGGTGAGGACGGTTTATTTGCCCTTAAGATTGCTTTGATGGCATACGAATCAGCGAGAGAAAATAAAGTTGTAAGGTGGTAA
- a CDS encoding Gfo/Idh/MocA family protein gives MLKVGIIGAGGIGTIHAKCYKSIPEAKVVAVADIIPERAKELASMFNAEYYDHGDKIIERPDIDVVDICVPTYLHCDYTLKAASAKKHVLCEKPMALSIEEGRKMIEATNVAGVTFMVAHVLRYFPEYENAYGTIKKGLIGLPKIVRTYRGGPNPAVTREWYGIAEKSGGAIQDMLIHDIDFLKMCFGPVKEVYAKGNILKRKDYKDPEYDLVILEFYNGVIAHLVADWSGSEDTPFVTKLEIAGTEGLIEYDSSKSVPLNVRTTNIKSEKSGVAVPESPLDTDSNPYTREIRLFLNAVEFKKEPPISGNEALESLGIALAAIKSIKLDRPVKPEEVLK, from the coding sequence ATGCTTAAAGTGGGTATTATTGGAGCAGGTGGTATTGGTACTATACATGCAAAGTGCTATAAAAGTATTCCTGAAGCAAAGGTTGTTGCGGTTGCAGACATAATACCAGAGAGAGCCAAGGAGCTCGCTTCGATGTTTAATGCCGAATATTATGATCATGGCGATAAAATAATAGAAAGACCTGATATAGATGTTGTGGATATATGTGTACCGACTTATTTACATTGCGATTATACGCTTAAAGCGGCTTCTGCAAAAAAGCATGTTTTGTGTGAAAAGCCAATGGCTTTAAGTATCGAAGAAGGGAGAAAGATGATAGAAGCCACAAACGTCGCAGGAGTCACATTTATGGTTGCACATGTCTTAAGGTATTTTCCGGAATATGAGAATGCGTATGGTACAATAAAAAAAGGACTTATCGGTCTTCCTAAGATAGTGAGGACATATAGGGGTGGACCTAATCCAGCTGTAACGAGGGAATGGTATGGCATTGCGGAAAAAAGCGGCGGGGCAATACAGGATATGCTTATACATGATATAGATTTTTTAAAAATGTGCTTTGGACCTGTTAAAGAAGTATATGCAAAAGGTAATATTTTAAAAAGAAAAGATTACAAAGATCCAGAATATGACCTTGTAATTTTAGAATTTTATAATGGCGTTATAGCTCATCTTGTAGCGGACTGGTCAGGTTCAGAGGACACTCCATTTGTAACTAAACTTGAAATAGCAGGTACGGAGGGACTTATTGAATATGACAGTTCTAAATCAGTACCTCTTAATGTTAGAACAACAAATATAAAGAGTGAAAAAAGTGGTGTAGCTGTACCAGAAAGCCCGCTCGATACAGATTCTAATCCGTACACAAGAGAAATAAGGCTATTTTTAAATGCAGTTGAATTTAAAAAAGAACCGCCTATTTCAGGGAATGAGGCATTAGAGTCATTGGGTATTGCGCTGGCTGCTATAAAATCTATAAAGTTGGATAGACCAGTTAAACCTGAGGAGGTGCTAAAATGA
- the nagB gene encoding glucosamine-6-phosphate deaminase, whose amino-acid sequence MRIFITEDYKDMSRKAAEMVAWEIKNKPDLVLGLATGSTPLGMYGELVEMYKKGIIDFSNVVSFNLDEYIGLPADHEQSYHYYMHKNFFDHINIKPENIHIPDGCAEDLEKECERYEEAIRESGGIDLQILGLGVNGHIGFNEPDTNIDTKTHVVQLAKETIEANKRFFHSAEEVPRKAITMGVGTIMKAKKIMLLASGQNKAKAIRETIKGYLTTNVPSTVLALHPDVTLVIDRKAASLIDEKEISCSL is encoded by the coding sequence ATGAGGATATTTATAACTGAAGATTACAAGGACATGAGTAGAAAAGCAGCGGAAATGGTGGCGTGGGAGATAAAAAACAAGCCAGATCTGGTACTGGGACTGGCTACAGGCAGTACGCCATTGGGCATGTATGGCGAACTTGTTGAAATGTATAAAAAAGGTATTATCGATTTTTCAAATGTGGTATCCTTCAATCTTGATGAGTACATCGGTTTACCTGCGGACCATGAGCAAAGCTATCATTATTATATGCACAAAAATTTTTTTGACCATATAAACATAAAGCCAGAGAATATTCACATTCCTGATGGATGCGCCGAGGACTTGGAGAAAGAATGTGAAAGATATGAAGAAGCCATAAGGGAATCAGGGGGTATTGACCTTCAAATATTAGGGTTGGGAGTAAATGGCCATATAGGTTTTAATGAGCCTGATACCAATATAGATACCAAAACTCATGTGGTACAGCTGGCTAAAGAGACCATAGAGGCTAATAAGAGATTTTTTCATAGTGCTGAAGAGGTGCCAAGAAAAGCTATAACCATGGGTGTAGGCACGATTATGAAGGCCAAAAAGATTATGCTGCTGGCATCCGGCCAGAACAAGGCGAAGGCTATAAGAGAAACTATAAAAGGATACCTTACTACAAATGTGCCTTCAACAGTCCTTGCCCTTCACCCCGATGTTACTCTGGTAATCGACAGAAAAGCTGCGAGTCTTATTGATGAAAAAGAAATAAGCTGTAGCCTTTAG
- a CDS encoding ROK family transcriptional regulator — protein sequence MGIYKKASTQMMKNINMSNVISLIVRKGSISRADIAKELNMSKSAVSSIIDELLKIGYVKEEGKGEASSNGGRKPINLVFNPDVARVIGINISGYSIRAVLSDLGGNILNSTICRLNSGEDVIKDVIDIVDKLRDQGKVLGVGIGIPGIVNIEEASVVYSPALKWQNVKISKELEKKIGLPVYPENDVKLSALGEKWKGAGVGIDNFIYLSVARGIGCGIIIDGKLYRGSSYTAGEIGYMVLGQGVKESFTLNDFGAFELQAADHAMVRNALKLMASYSDSYLHKAINETGSAVKPHMVFEGYELGDKLCQKVIDEYIELLVMGIANLIAVINPKKVILGGDLYYAGDKAMDKIMASVNRLAPFDVTIEKSLLGNNAGCIGGVARVLESTDVLKGVLI from the coding sequence GTGGGAATCTATAAAAAGGCATCTACGCAGATGATGAAGAATATAAACATGTCTAATGTTATAAGCTTGATAGTTCGTAAAGGATCTATTTCCAGGGCTGATATAGCTAAAGAACTCAACATGAGCAAATCTGCTGTTTCATCAATTATAGATGAGCTGCTTAAAATTGGCTATGTAAAAGAAGAGGGGAAAGGCGAGGCTTCATCTAATGGTGGTAGAAAGCCAATAAACCTGGTTTTTAACCCGGATGTAGCCAGAGTTATAGGTATAAATATCAGCGGTTATAGCATAAGGGCGGTGTTGTCTGATTTAGGTGGCAATATTTTAAATAGCACTATATGCAGGTTAAACAGCGGTGAAGATGTTATAAAGGATGTGATTGACATCGTAGATAAATTAAGAGATCAAGGGAAAGTGCTAGGGGTAGGAATAGGCATTCCGGGTATAGTGAATATTGAAGAAGCCTCTGTTGTATACTCACCGGCTTTAAAATGGCAAAATGTAAAGATATCAAAGGAACTGGAGAAAAAAATAGGCCTACCTGTTTATCCTGAAAATGATGTAAAACTGTCAGCACTTGGAGAGAAGTGGAAGGGCGCTGGCGTAGGGATTGATAACTTCATATATCTATCTGTGGCCAGAGGTATAGGCTGTGGAATAATAATTGATGGTAAACTATATAGAGGTAGCAGTTATACGGCTGGAGAGATCGGTTATATGGTACTTGGACAAGGAGTTAAGGAGAGCTTCACTCTTAATGATTTTGGCGCTTTTGAGTTGCAGGCTGCCGATCATGCCATGGTACGAAATGCATTGAAGTTGATGGCCAGCTATAGTGATTCGTATCTTCATAAAGCGATTAACGAAACTGGTTCAGCGGTTAAACCGCATATGGTTTTCGAGGGATATGAGCTTGGCGATAAATTGTGCCAGAAGGTAATCGATGAATATATTGAACTGCTGGTTATGGGAATAGCGAATTTGATCGCTGTTATAAATCCTAAAAAAGTGATATTAGGTGGCGATCTATATTACGCCGGAGACAAAGCAATGGATAAGATCATGGCGTCTGTGAATCGGTTGGCACCCTTTGATGTCACCATCGAAAAGTCCTTGTTGGGCAACAATGCTGGGTGTATAGGCGGAGTGGCGCGGGTATTGGAATCTACTGATGTATTGAAAGGGGTATTGATATGA
- a CDS encoding zinc-dependent alcohol dehydrogenase: MIQAVMTSPGKIEFRDVPIPEIGVNDVLIKIMRIGICGSDVHVYHGTHPYTGYPVVQGHEVSGQIVKVGSNVRNLKAGDMVTVQPQVYCGSCYPCTHGRYNICEELKVMGFQTIGMASEYFAVDSKKVLRLPEGISYDEGAMVEPLAVAVHALRRSNGVIGKKVLVLGAGTIGNLVAQAAKGMGAEKVMITDLSDYRLGIAERCGIDFCVNPDKKDLKEALTENFGPDKADLILECVGVNATVEQAISCARKGTDIIVVGVFGQKVTVDLGLVQDRELRLIGTLMYVEEDYIKAIEMIQHKKVNLKFLITNHFPFRDYLKAYEYIEKQKDHAMKVMIDVHE, from the coding sequence ATGATTCAAGCGGTTATGACTTCTCCTGGTAAAATAGAATTTCGGGATGTTCCCATTCCGGAAATTGGGGTCAATGATGTACTTATAAAGATAATGAGAATAGGTATATGCGGTTCAGATGTCCACGTTTATCATGGCACTCATCCCTACACAGGATATCCGGTCGTTCAGGGCCACGAGGTGTCCGGGCAAATAGTAAAGGTTGGCTCTAACGTAAGGAATTTAAAGGCAGGAGATATGGTTACAGTGCAACCACAGGTGTACTGTGGCAGTTGTTATCCATGTACTCATGGAAGGTATAATATATGTGAGGAGCTTAAAGTAATGGGCTTTCAGACCATTGGTATGGCTTCTGAATACTTTGCTGTAGATTCTAAAAAGGTTTTAAGGCTCCCTGAAGGCATAAGCTACGATGAGGGAGCTATGGTGGAACCTTTGGCCGTGGCTGTGCACGCGCTGAGAAGAAGCAACGGTGTCATCGGGAAAAAAGTGTTGGTCTTGGGGGCAGGCACGATAGGAAATCTTGTGGCTCAGGCGGCAAAGGGAATGGGAGCGGAAAAGGTTATGATAACGGACCTGAGCGATTATCGCCTGGGTATTGCTGAAAGATGTGGTATAGATTTTTGCGTAAACCCTGATAAAAAGGACCTTAAAGAGGCGCTAACAGAAAATTTTGGACCCGACAAAGCCGATCTGATTCTGGAGTGTGTGGGAGTCAATGCTACTGTAGAGCAGGCGATAAGTTGTGCCCGCAAAGGGACAGACATCATTGTAGTAGGAGTGTTTGGTCAAAAGGTCACGGTAGATCTGGGGCTGGTACAGGATAGAGAGCTAAGGCTGATAGGGACATTGATGTATGTGGAAGAAGATTATATAAAAGCCATTGAAATGATTCAGCACAAAAAAGTAAATCTTAAATTTCTTATTACAAATCATTTTCCTTTTAGAGATTACCTTAAGGCTTACGAATACATAGAAAAACAAAAAGATCACGCCATGAAAGTCATGATAGATGTACATGAATAA
- a CDS encoding LacI family DNA-binding transcriptional regulator: MSNVTIKDVAKHAGVSIATVSRVINNNYYVSPEIEKRVLKAIKELNYYPNSIARSLKNDTTFTIGFIVSDISNDYFTSMTKAIEDVINKENYNMIVCSTDNKKEKELRYLKLLISRKVDGLILNTTGRNDDFISKLSNDLPVILVNRKVQDSAFRGDFIDSNNFEGAYTLTEHLLSSGHRKIAVINGDLSVSTGKERFEGFKKAMLQAGIEVGDDYVYRYDGDFTMESGYQGAAELLKLTDPPTAVVVMNNAMALGALKYFRVNKIKVPEDVSIASYGDIDNVELMYVQPSIVTLNARTIGRKAGEMLLERIKDRSIVNREVIYTPQLIVGNGVRRLI, encoded by the coding sequence GTGAGCAATGTTACAATAAAGGATGTGGCTAAACATGCAGGAGTTTCTATTGCTACTGTATCCAGGGTTATAAATAACAATTATTACGTAAGCCCGGAGATAGAGAAAAGGGTTTTAAAAGCAATTAAAGAGCTAAACTATTATCCTAACTCAATAGCGAGGAGTTTGAAAAACGATACGACCTTTACCATAGGTTTTATTGTTTCTGATATCTCTAATGATTATTTCACCTCAATGACAAAAGCGATAGAGGACGTTATAAATAAAGAAAATTACAATATGATCGTGTGCAGCACTGACAATAAAAAAGAAAAAGAGTTGAGGTACCTTAAATTGCTTATAAGCCGGAAGGTTGACGGCTTGATATTAAATACCACAGGCAGAAACGATGATTTTATTTCCAAACTTAGCAATGATTTGCCCGTAATTCTGGTTAACAGAAAGGTGCAAGACAGTGCTTTTAGAGGGGACTTTATTGACAGCAATAATTTTGAGGGAGCTTATACTTTAACCGAACACCTGTTATCTTCAGGACACAGGAAAATCGCTGTGATAAACGGAGATTTAAGCGTAAGTACGGGTAAAGAACGCTTTGAGGGATTTAAAAAGGCTATGTTACAAGCAGGTATAGAAGTGGGAGATGATTACGTTTACAGGTACGATGGGGATTTTACTATGGAATCCGGTTATCAGGGGGCAGCAGAGTTGCTGAAATTGACTGATCCGCCGACGGCAGTGGTAGTTATGAATAACGCCATGGCACTGGGTGCATTGAAATATTTCAGGGTAAATAAAATAAAGGTCCCTGAAGACGTATCCATAGCCTCCTATGGCGATATAGATAACGTAGAGCTTATGTACGTACAGCCCAGTATAGTGACTTTAAATGCCAGAACAATAGGCAGGAAAGCTGGCGAGATGCTTTTGGAGAGGATAAAAGATAGGTCTATTGTAAATCGAGAGGTAATATATACACCCCAGTTGATTGTAGGCAACGGAGTACGAAGGCTTATTTAA
- a CDS encoding MATE family efflux transporter, with protein sequence MLIRKDVLNLTLPIIAEQAFVMFMGVINTIMASRLGKEAVSAIGMVDSINNIFIAFFSALAVGGTVVVAQYIGQRSVKYANESAKQAVYSGTLLSLAITIIMWVFRKYIVMLLFGAAEQSVLNNANIYITITLMTYPFISLQLVASGVLRGAGDTKTPMKVTIMMNGLNVVFSYILIYGLHIKILFLHVFLEGLGVRGAALGIATARIIGAITITLVLIRGSKIIKLTQLHRFKLNTTLLKSIFNIGIPASVESLLFNGGKLITQVYIVDMGTVSIAANYIAGSITGMLNIPGSAMSIAATTIVGQDMGKGDSNDAKNSMWYLTNLSTACLATLGALSFPLSRVLASLYTQNSEIIALTSSLLKWYALWMPVWPWAFVLPAGLKGAGDVKYTMVTSIIGMWAFRITMGYILGIPLKMGVVGVWLGMFTDWLVRGFLYYKRLQSGKWKEHTVVQKNSPLNL encoded by the coding sequence ATGTTAATCCGCAAAGACGTTTTAAATTTAACATTGCCTATTATCGCCGAACAGGCATTTGTGATGTTCATGGGCGTCATAAACACTATCATGGCCAGTCGTTTGGGAAAAGAGGCTGTTTCAGCCATAGGTATGGTTGACTCTATAAACAATATATTTATCGCTTTTTTCTCCGCCCTGGCAGTAGGCGGTACGGTGGTAGTAGCGCAATACATAGGCCAGAGAAGCGTTAAATACGCCAATGAATCGGCAAAGCAGGCAGTATACTCAGGAACGTTATTATCTCTAGCCATAACCATTATCATGTGGGTATTTCGCAAATACATAGTCATGTTGCTCTTTGGGGCAGCAGAGCAAAGCGTTTTGAACAACGCCAACATATACATAACGATAACGCTTATGACGTACCCCTTTATCTCATTGCAGCTTGTAGCCAGCGGGGTACTTCGAGGCGCAGGCGACACTAAAACCCCTATGAAAGTTACCATAATGATGAACGGACTCAATGTGGTATTCAGCTACATTTTGATATACGGCTTGCACATTAAAATACTTTTTTTGCACGTATTTCTAGAAGGCCTCGGAGTAAGAGGCGCAGCTCTGGGAATTGCCACCGCCAGAATTATCGGTGCGATCACTATAACACTGGTCTTAATCAGGGGATCAAAAATCATTAAATTGACCCAATTACACAGGTTTAAATTAAACACCACACTGCTTAAATCTATATTCAACATCGGTATACCCGCTAGCGTGGAGTCATTGCTCTTTAACGGCGGAAAGCTGATAACGCAGGTCTACATAGTAGACATGGGCACCGTATCCATAGCCGCTAATTACATAGCAGGTTCCATAACCGGCATGTTGAATATTCCGGGTTCAGCGATGAGCATAGCCGCCACCACCATCGTAGGTCAAGATATGGGCAAAGGGGACAGCAATGATGCAAAAAACTCAATGTGGTATCTGACAAACCTTTCAACCGCATGCCTTGCGACACTAGGAGCACTGTCTTTTCCCTTATCAAGAGTACTGGCCTCATTGTACACCCAGAACAGCGAAATAATAGCCCTTACTTCCAGCCTGCTCAAATGGTACGCCCTATGGATGCCCGTATGGCCTTGGGCTTTTGTCCTGCCCGCAGGCCTAAAAGGCGCCGGAGACGTTAAATACACTATGGTCACTTCTATCATAGGAATGTGGGCGTTCAGGATTACAATGGGTTACATACTGGGAATACCGCTAAAAATGGGTGTAGTTGGCGTTTGGCTGGGCATGTTCACCGATTGGCTGGTTCGGGGATTTCTCTATTACAAGCGCCTACAAAGCGGCAAATGGAAAGAACACACCGTGGTGCAAAAAAACTCTCCACTTAACCTATAA
- a CDS encoding DUF2935 domain-containing protein, protein MLSSVKFIKQSLELHLFFARIMKEHSFFLEAGFTPKDANFTYQADVLRMEFDRLLADTISLSNGVVSPEVVQSGEVVTPYTLRAEMATTYYTGVQIPTGLTQAETGLMGGEPMISNPFLEQNVFILNQQAICLISALIQFKTTLLSNVLSCRMFTVNYPLLIDHILREAKFYLQMVQRLQNREEINVEKEAYEQEIFWNKIMAEHSKFIRGLLDPTEDELINIANNFGNEFDQLEKEAKRAMDKALPPEKVTRDSLEATKKIRDFKAQGTQGLLECKIRSIIIPLLGDHVLREANHYLRLLKMFQKTHSVKSAK, encoded by the coding sequence ATGCTATCAAGCGTTAAATTTATAAAGCAATCACTGGAATTGCACCTCTTTTTTGCGAGGATTATGAAAGAACATTCGTTCTTTTTAGAAGCAGGGTTTACTCCAAAGGATGCCAATTTTACTTACCAAGCCGACGTATTACGAATGGAGTTCGACAGACTTTTAGCGGATACAATATCGCTATCTAATGGCGTCGTCAGCCCCGAGGTTGTTCAATCCGGCGAAGTAGTCACACCTTATACGTTAAGGGCTGAAATGGCAACGACGTATTATACAGGAGTACAGATACCAACTGGCCTTACACAAGCAGAAACCGGATTAATGGGCGGGGAACCTATGATCTCAAACCCATTTCTTGAGCAAAACGTATTTATATTAAATCAACAAGCGATATGTTTAATCTCGGCTTTAATACAGTTTAAGACTACACTTTTGTCCAATGTATTGTCCTGCAGAATGTTTACAGTCAATTATCCGTTACTTATTGACCACATTTTGCGGGAAGCGAAGTTCTATTTGCAAATGGTTCAAAGGCTTCAAAATCGTGAAGAAATCAATGTAGAAAAAGAAGCCTACGAGCAAGAAATATTCTGGAATAAGATTATGGCAGAACATTCAAAATTTATACGGGGATTATTAGATCCAACTGAAGACGAGCTTATTAATATTGCTAATAACTTTGGAAACGAATTTGACCAGCTGGAAAAAGAAGCAAAACGAGCTATGGATAAGGCATTGCCACCTGAAAAAGTTACAAGGGATAGTCTCGAAGCCACAAAGAAGATCCGCGATTTTAAGGCGCAAGGTACGCAAGGATTGCTTGAATGTAAAATCAGATCCATAATTATACCGCTATTGGGTGACCATGTACTGCGCGAAGCTAATCATTATCTGCGTTTGTTAAAAATGTTTCAAAAAACTCATAGTGTAAAATCGGCAAAGTAA
- a CDS encoding ATP-binding protein: MVLRKIIKIDEEKCNGCGLCVSPCVESAIAIVDGKARVISEELCDGAGFCLNVCPTGALTIEEREAAPFNEQAVIEHKMRLKADSCAFCGNTQYDAPILEYRYKGETKHVCVRCLPALIHG; encoded by the coding sequence GTGGTTTTAAGAAAGATTATAAAAATCGATGAGGAAAAATGCAACGGATGCGGCTTATGTGTTTCGCCTTGCGTAGAAAGCGCCATCGCCATAGTTGACGGCAAGGCCAGGGTGATAAGCGAGGAGCTCTGTGATGGGGCAGGCTTTTGCCTCAATGTGTGCCCCACAGGGGCATTGACCATAGAGGAAAGAGAGGCTGCGCCTTTTAATGAGCAGGCTGTTATAGAGCACAAGATGAGGCTAAAGGCTGACAGCTGTGCGTTTTGCGGCAATACCCAGTACGATGCACCCATTCTGGAATACAGGTATAAGGGCGAAACAAAACATGTGTGCGTTAGGTGCCTTCCGGCCCTTATTCACGGATAG
- a CDS encoding RNA polymerase sigma factor SigX has product MIKIQHENFKDIFEAYYHKVCRQVALTLGDEILAQDVAQEAFLKLYTNPPADTASIGGWLCKVAMNIAYNRIRTEKNLKSREQKALSQDLLFSPEDTVIDMMERKKAREVLMKMDRKDMMCLVLKHSGYSYEEIANALGIKKSSVGTTIARAQRKFKKLFESEV; this is encoded by the coding sequence GTGATCAAAATCCAACACGAGAATTTCAAAGATATCTTTGAAGCTTATTACCATAAGGTATGCCGGCAGGTAGCACTCACCTTAGGAGATGAAATCCTGGCCCAGGATGTGGCTCAAGAAGCCTTTTTAAAGCTTTATACAAATCCTCCCGCCGATACCGCCAGTATAGGAGGTTGGTTGTGCAAGGTGGCCATGAACATAGCTTATAACCGAATAAGAACTGAAAAAAACTTGAAAAGCCGCGAGCAAAAAGCACTTTCGCAGGATCTGCTCTTCTCCCCAGAAGACACAGTTATAGACATGATGGAACGCAAAAAAGCCAGAGAGGTGCTTATGAAAATGGACAGAAAAGACATGATGTGCCTAGTGCTCAAGCATTCGGGATACAGCTACGAGGAAATCGCCAATGCCCTGGGCATAAAAAAATCCTCAGTGGGCACCACTATTGCCAGGGCTCAGAGAAAGTTTAAAAAGCTATTTGAAAGCGAGGTGTAA